The following coding sequences are from one Shewanella eurypsychrophilus window:
- a CDS encoding DUF192 domain-containing protein, producing MKKTRLTNHNGNHIEQVFLANTPWLRLRGLLGRKRLTHEQGMLITPCNSVHTIGMKYPLDIVYLNNKNKVLKIKRNLQPWRSSTCRGATQVLELAAGNTNNKNINQGDTLSWQD from the coding sequence ATGAAAAAAACACGTTTAACTAATCACAACGGCAATCACATTGAGCAAGTCTTTCTTGCAAACACTCCCTGGCTACGTCTCAGAGGCTTGCTTGGTAGAAAACGCTTAACCCATGAGCAAGGCATGTTAATCACGCCGTGTAACTCAGTGCATACCATAGGCATGAAATACCCGCTCGATATTGTCTACCTCAATAATAAAAATAAGGTGCTAAAAATCAAAAGGAACCTACAGCCTTGGCGCAGCAGTACCTGCAGAGGAGCGACCCAAGTATTAGAGCTGGCAGCAGGAAATACAAATAATAAGAATATAAATCAAGGAGATACTTTATCATGGCAAGATTGA